The proteins below come from a single Roseiflexus sp. RS-1 genomic window:
- a CDS encoding VOC family protein → MIYAIDHVVILVHDLAAATSDYAALGFTVTPGGVHADGATHNALVAFADGSYLELIAFRREAPDHIWWRYVAEGEGLIDVALLPDAIDDDVTAARMRGLDMTGPFSGGRERPDGVRIAWKTARPATPDLPFLCGDVTPRDLRVPTGAARLHLNGVTGIARVRVATRDPAVSAARYRALLGIEGMTVAAGVSFELGASAIVLTALNERHRREGPCALELRGGASVDLDPAITHGVPIRLGA, encoded by the coding sequence ATGATATACGCTATCGATCACGTAGTCATTCTCGTCCACGATCTGGCGGCGGCAACAAGCGACTATGCTGCGCTGGGGTTTACCGTGACGCCGGGCGGGGTGCATGCCGACGGCGCAACCCATAATGCGCTGGTCGCGTTCGCCGACGGCAGTTACCTGGAGTTGATTGCGTTTCGCCGCGAGGCGCCGGATCATATCTGGTGGCGGTATGTTGCAGAGGGCGAGGGTCTCATCGATGTCGCCCTGCTGCCCGATGCAATTGATGATGATGTCACCGCAGCGCGCATGCGTGGGCTGGATATGACCGGTCCTTTCTCCGGCGGCAGGGAACGCCCCGATGGGGTGCGTATCGCCTGGAAGACTGCCCGCCCTGCTACTCCCGATCTGCCCTTCCTGTGCGGCGATGTGACGCCGCGCGACCTGCGGGTTCCGACGGGGGCGGCTCGCCTGCACCTAAATGGGGTGACCGGCATTGCGCGGGTGCGGGTTGCGACACGTGATCCGGCAGTGAGCGCCGCCCGCTACCGCGCGCTGCTGGGGATCGAGGGTATGACCGTTGCAGCAGGCGTTTCCTTTGAACTGGGGGCGTCGGCAATCGTACTGACCGCCCTGAATGAACGCCACCGCCGTGAGGGACCCTGTGCGCTGGAACTCCGTGGCGGTGCGTCGGTCGATCTCGACCCTGCAATCACCCACGGCGTACCGATCCGCCTGGGAGCATAA
- a CDS encoding methylmalonyl-CoA mutase family protein: MMSDPLAAFREAYQEWERAILQPTLRRAPERDADFTTVSGEPIKRLYTPLDLEGTDPVRDIGLPGAYPFTRGIHPTGYRGKLWTMRMFAGFGSAEETNARFRYLLEQGQTGLSIAFDMPTLYGRDTDDPLVPGEFGKCGVAVSSLADMEILLDGLPLDQISTSMTINSPAAIIWAMYLVVAEKRGIPWSQLRGTLQNDILKEYIAQNEYIFPPEPSMRLVVDTIEFSTRHVPQWNPVSISGYHIREAGATAAQELAFTLADGLAYVQASVERGLHVDEFAPRLSFFFNAHNDLFEEVAKYRAARRIWARTLRERFGAQNPRSLWLRFHAQTAGCSLTAQQPENNIVRTAIQALAAILGGCQSLHTNSMDEALALPSEKAVTIALRTQQIIAEESGVANTVDPLGGSYFVEALTNRMEEECLAYFRRIEDLGGVIPAIRRGFFQSEIADAAYRYQREIDSGRRGVIGVNRYAIKTPLEIPILEMDPHGEARHLERLNRVRATRDNALVKRRLEALREAALGTENLMPPILDCVRAYATIGEMCDVLRDVFGVYREMVVV, from the coding sequence ATGATGTCGGATCCGCTTGCTGCTTTCCGTGAAGCCTACCAGGAATGGGAGCGCGCCATCCTCCAACCGACGCTGCGACGTGCTCCTGAACGCGACGCCGATTTTACGACCGTGTCGGGTGAGCCGATCAAGCGCCTGTACACCCCGCTCGACCTGGAGGGAACCGACCCGGTGCGCGACATCGGGTTGCCGGGCGCCTATCCGTTCACGCGCGGCATCCATCCCACCGGGTACCGGGGCAAACTCTGGACGATGCGCATGTTTGCCGGCTTTGGCAGCGCCGAGGAAACCAATGCGCGCTTCCGCTATCTGCTCGAACAGGGACAGACCGGGCTTTCGATCGCGTTCGATATGCCGACGCTCTACGGGCGTGATACCGACGATCCGCTGGTGCCCGGCGAGTTCGGCAAGTGTGGCGTGGCAGTCTCCTCGCTTGCCGATATGGAGATACTGCTCGATGGGTTGCCGCTCGATCAGATCAGCACCTCGATGACGATCAACTCACCGGCTGCGATTATCTGGGCGATGTACCTGGTGGTGGCGGAGAAGCGCGGCATTCCCTGGAGCCAGTTGCGCGGCACGCTTCAGAACGATATTCTGAAGGAATACATCGCCCAGAACGAGTATATCTTCCCGCCCGAACCATCGATGCGTCTGGTCGTCGATACGATCGAGTTCTCCACCCGCCATGTGCCACAGTGGAATCCGGTCTCGATCAGCGGCTATCACATCCGTGAAGCGGGCGCAACTGCCGCCCAGGAACTGGCGTTCACCCTCGCCGATGGGCTGGCATATGTCCAGGCGAGTGTCGAACGCGGGTTGCATGTCGATGAATTCGCGCCACGGCTCAGCTTCTTCTTCAACGCGCACAACGATCTGTTTGAGGAAGTGGCGAAATACCGCGCCGCCCGACGCATCTGGGCGCGCACGCTGCGTGAGCGGTTCGGGGCGCAGAATCCGCGCTCCCTCTGGTTGCGCTTCCACGCACAAACGGCAGGATGCTCGCTCACGGCGCAGCAGCCGGAGAATAACATCGTTCGCACTGCCATCCAGGCGCTCGCCGCCATCCTCGGCGGGTGTCAGTCGCTCCACACCAATTCGATGGACGAAGCGCTGGCGCTCCCCTCCGAAAAAGCCGTCACCATCGCTCTGCGCACCCAACAGATCATTGCTGAGGAGAGCGGCGTCGCCAATACGGTCGATCCGCTCGGCGGCTCGTACTTTGTCGAAGCGTTGACCAACCGGATGGAAGAGGAATGCCTTGCCTACTTCCGTCGAATCGAGGATCTCGGCGGAGTCATTCCCGCGATCCGGCGTGGCTTCTTCCAATCTGAGATCGCCGATGCCGCCTACCGGTATCAGCGCGAGATCGACTCTGGACGACGCGGCGTGATCGGCGTCAACCGGTATGCGATCAAAACCCCGCTCGAAATCCCGATCCTCGAAATGGATCCGCACGGCGAGGCGCGTCACCTGGAGCGGTTGAACCGCGTGCGCGCCACCCGCGATAACGCGCTCGTGAAGCGGCGTCTCGAAGCGCTGCGCGAAGCGGCGCTGGGAACAGAGAACCTGATGCCGCCGATCCTCGACTGTGTGCGCGCATACGCCACGATTGGCGAAATGTGCGACGTGCTGCGCGATGTGTTTGGTGTGTACCGCGAAATGGTTGTGGTGTAA
- a CDS encoding formate--tetrahydrofolate ligase, with translation MLSDLDIAQAARLRPIHAVAADLGLTDDDIERYGRNIAKIDLAVLQRLTDHPRGRYIVVTAITPTPLGEGKTTTTIGLGQALARLGKRSVVTIRQPSMGPTFGIKGGAAGGGYSQVVPMEPFNLHLTGDIHAVGAAHNLLAAMIDNHLHHGNRLDIDPYTVSWTRVVDISDRALRQVIVGLGGKENGPVRQAQFDITVASEVMAILALTTGLHDLRQRLGRIVVAQTRDGAPVTADDLKAAGAMTVLLKEAIKPNLLQTLEGSPALVHCGPFANIAHGASSVLADLIGLHCADYVVTESGFGADIGFEKFCDIKCRASGLAPDAVVLVATVRALKAHSGRYAITAGKPLDPQLSEENPDDVAAGVANLTAQVRIAKLFGRPVVVAINRFPDDFPSEIEVVRQVARDAGAFEVVESFVFAEGGAGGYDLAQAVMAACEMPGKFTPLYPLDMSLRDKIETLATKVYGAARVEYTPEASRQLTRFEQQGYGALPICMAKTQLSISHDPKLRGAPSGYVFPIREVRLAAGAGFIYPLAGDIRTMPGLPAHPAAERIDIDADGRTVGLS, from the coding sequence ATGCTTTCCGATCTCGACATCGCTCAGGCGGCGCGTCTCCGCCCGATCCACGCCGTCGCCGCCGACCTCGGGCTGACCGACGATGACATTGAACGGTACGGACGCAATATCGCCAAAATCGATCTGGCAGTTCTGCAACGGTTGACCGACCATCCCCGCGGTCGCTACATCGTCGTTACTGCAATCACACCCACTCCTCTGGGTGAAGGCAAAACCACCACCACGATCGGTTTGGGTCAGGCGCTGGCGCGTCTGGGGAAGCGTTCCGTCGTCACCATCCGCCAGCCCTCGATGGGTCCGACCTTCGGCATCAAGGGGGGCGCCGCAGGCGGCGGGTACAGCCAGGTTGTGCCGATGGAGCCGTTCAATCTGCACCTTACCGGCGATATTCACGCGGTCGGCGCGGCGCACAATCTGCTGGCGGCAATGATCGATAATCACCTGCACCACGGGAATCGCCTCGACATCGACCCCTACACTGTAAGCTGGACTCGCGTGGTGGACATCAGTGATCGAGCGTTGCGACAGGTGATCGTGGGTCTGGGGGGAAAGGAGAACGGTCCGGTGCGCCAGGCGCAGTTCGACATCACTGTGGCGTCGGAGGTCATGGCGATCCTGGCGCTGACCACCGGTCTGCACGATCTGCGTCAACGGTTGGGGCGCATCGTGGTGGCGCAAACACGCGATGGCGCGCCCGTAACCGCCGACGATCTCAAAGCGGCTGGTGCGATGACGGTGCTGCTGAAGGAGGCGATCAAGCCGAACCTGTTGCAGACGCTCGAAGGCTCTCCGGCGCTGGTTCACTGCGGACCGTTCGCCAACATTGCGCACGGCGCGTCGTCGGTGCTGGCGGATCTGATCGGGCTGCACTGCGCCGATTATGTGGTCACCGAAAGCGGGTTTGGCGCCGATATTGGATTCGAGAAGTTCTGCGACATCAAATGCCGCGCCTCGGGTCTGGCGCCTGACGCAGTCGTGCTGGTCGCAACGGTGCGGGCGCTCAAGGCGCACAGCGGGCGGTACGCCATTACCGCTGGCAAACCGCTCGATCCGCAGCTTTCTGAGGAGAATCCCGACGATGTGGCGGCAGGCGTCGCAAACCTGACGGCGCAGGTGCGAATCGCGAAACTCTTCGGACGACCGGTTGTTGTGGCGATCAATCGCTTCCCCGATGATTTCCCATCCGAGATCGAGGTGGTGCGCCAGGTGGCGCGCGATGCAGGCGCTTTTGAGGTGGTCGAAAGTTTTGTGTTTGCAGAGGGAGGCGCGGGCGGATACGATCTGGCGCAGGCGGTGATGGCAGCATGCGAAATGCCGGGAAAGTTCACCCCGCTCTACCCGCTCGACATGAGCCTGCGTGACAAGATCGAAACGCTGGCGACGAAGGTGTATGGCGCAGCGCGTGTCGAGTATACGCCCGAAGCATCCCGCCAGTTGACGCGGTTCGAGCAGCAGGGGTATGGCGCCCTGCCGATCTGTATGGCAAAGACGCAGTTGTCGATCAGCCACGACCCAAAACTGCGCGGCGCACCTTCGGGGTATGTCTTCCCCATTCGTGAGGTGCGCCTGGCGGCTGGCGCCGGGTTCATCTACCCGCTCGCTGGCGACATCCGCACGATGCCCGGATTACCCGCTCATCCGGCTGCGGAACGGATCGATATCGATGCGGATGGAAGAACGGTGGGGTTGTCGTAG
- a CDS encoding phosphoglucomutase, giving the protein MAHLDLSMFKAYDIRTPAQQLTLDLSERLAYAEAYYFRENLGVQKVILCRDARLSGARYLEQGIRIFRDLGFEVLAAPQVSSACLFYYTCMRHPDAAGVMYGASHNPGGDTGQKIVAPGVQPIADGCGPGGGLQTIRRLYEQGARPQRIGSGKLRIVNYFDDYVRDSMRLADVSPGDLAGLRIVLDFLSGAAGQEMILAFTAAGAEIEPRNLVPDGHFPSGAPNPVVHASIAPSLEVLRSGRFDLGMFFDGDGDRLDIVAPDGRQISPAFNLIALVPRLRALFPDIPHPNVYVDLKANPLAIIRIARQGFGVHVIRNGHSQIKQALGKNAAAGFVAAVEESAHYYLNLRREGAVFPIENTLFYALLTARAWREDPALYRDLLDLQQTTFREREWGYHFPNDDLRAAALAAVEEAFVRNGWQAMHRMADGAAMDATLLRDGLPFVIDADTPLTEEWTQVAQRASQSERGLARWEVTAGTAARRDAAVRLIEETVRRFQAGQKYVG; this is encoded by the coding sequence GTGGCCCATCTTGATCTGAGCATGTTCAAAGCCTACGATATTCGCACGCCAGCGCAGCAGTTGACACTCGACCTGTCCGAGCGTCTGGCGTATGCCGAGGCATACTATTTTCGCGAGAACCTGGGGGTTCAGAAGGTTATTCTCTGCCGCGATGCGCGTCTTTCCGGCGCGCGGTATCTCGAACAGGGCATTCGCATCTTTCGCGATCTCGGGTTCGAGGTGCTGGCAGCGCCGCAGGTCAGTTCCGCCTGTCTGTTCTACTATACGTGTATGCGTCATCCCGACGCGGCTGGCGTGATGTACGGCGCATCGCACAACCCTGGCGGCGACACGGGGCAGAAGATCGTCGCGCCGGGTGTGCAACCGATTGCGGATGGGTGCGGTCCCGGCGGCGGGTTGCAGACCATTCGCCGGTTGTACGAGCAGGGCGCGCGACCGCAGCGCATTGGCAGCGGGAAGTTGCGGATCGTCAACTATTTCGACGATTATGTGCGCGACTCGATGCGTCTGGCTGACGTCAGTCCGGGTGACCTGGCGGGGTTGCGGATCGTGCTCGATTTTCTCTCCGGCGCAGCCGGGCAGGAGATGATCCTGGCGTTCACCGCTGCTGGCGCGGAGATCGAGCCGCGCAATCTGGTGCCGGACGGTCATTTTCCTTCCGGCGCGCCCAATCCGGTTGTGCATGCGTCGATTGCGCCTTCGCTGGAAGTGCTGCGCAGCGGCAGGTTCGATCTCGGCATGTTTTTCGATGGCGACGGGGATCGGCTCGATATTGTTGCACCGGATGGCCGGCAGATCAGCCCGGCGTTCAACCTGATTGCGCTGGTGCCGCGTTTGCGCGCACTCTTTCCCGACATACCGCACCCCAACGTGTATGTCGATCTGAAAGCCAACCCGCTGGCAATCATTCGCATTGCGCGGCAGGGGTTCGGCGTGCACGTCATTCGCAATGGTCACTCGCAGATCAAACAGGCGCTGGGAAAGAATGCGGCTGCCGGTTTCGTCGCTGCTGTGGAGGAATCGGCGCACTACTATCTCAATCTGCGACGGGAAGGTGCTGTCTTCCCGATTGAAAACACGCTCTTTTATGCACTATTGACGGCGCGCGCCTGGCGGGAAGATCCGGCGCTGTACCGCGACCTGCTCGATCTGCAACAGACGACCTTTCGTGAGCGCGAATGGGGGTATCATTTTCCGAATGATGACCTGCGCGCAGCAGCGCTGGCGGCAGTCGAGGAGGCGTTCGTGCGGAATGGCTGGCAGGCGATGCATCGAATGGCGGACGGCGCCGCCATGGATGCGACCCTGCTCCGCGACGGTCTCCCCTTCGTGATCGACGCCGACACGCCGTTGACCGAAGAGTGGACGCAGGTTGCGCAGCGCGCCTCGCAGAGTGAGCGTGGATTGGCGCGCTGGGAAGTGACCGCTGGCACAGCTGCACGCAGAGACGCCGCCGTGCGCCTGATTGAAGAAACTGTTCGTCGTTTCCAGGCGGGACAAAAATATGTGGGGTAG
- a CDS encoding 2-hydroxyacid dehydrogenase: MKPRAYITRRLPQAAIDIVSAACETTLWDDEANPVPRETLLRAVADVDGILTLLTDRVDTELLAAAPRLKVVANMAVGYDNVDLPALTARGVLLTNTPDVLTETTADLVWALILAASRRVVEGHRLIAAGGWTTWSPMFMVGQDVHGATLGIVGAGRIGSAVARRAVGFGMPILYHNRRPSPSLEAQIGAIPGAVIRYAPTLDDLLSTADVVVVLVPLTPETRGMFGAREFALMKPTSVFVNASRGPVVCEAELIEALKRGRPWAAGLDVFEHEPIGADHPLLALPNVVLTPHIGSATVATRTRMAVVAATNLVAALTGQPVPNPVNRVEVKGEGRDGGT, from the coding sequence ATGAAACCCCGAGCCTATATCACGCGGCGTCTCCCGCAGGCGGCAATTGATATTGTGTCTGCCGCCTGTGAGACGACGCTGTGGGACGATGAAGCCAACCCTGTGCCGCGCGAAACGCTCCTGCGCGCTGTGGCGGATGTGGATGGCATTCTGACTCTGCTGACCGACCGCGTCGATACTGAACTGCTCGCTGCCGCCCCGCGCCTGAAGGTCGTCGCCAATATGGCAGTCGGGTACGACAATGTCGATCTGCCAGCGCTGACGGCGCGTGGGGTGTTGTTGACCAATACGCCCGATGTGCTGACCGAGACGACCGCCGATCTGGTGTGGGCGCTGATCCTGGCGGCATCGCGGCGGGTTGTCGAAGGTCATCGGTTGATCGCTGCCGGCGGATGGACGACCTGGTCGCCAATGTTTATGGTCGGGCAGGACGTGCATGGCGCAACGCTTGGAATCGTTGGCGCGGGACGGATCGGTTCCGCCGTGGCGCGACGCGCGGTTGGCTTCGGTATGCCGATCCTGTACCACAACCGGCGTCCATCACCCTCGCTGGAAGCGCAGATCGGCGCGATCCCCGGCGCGGTTATTCGCTATGCGCCGACGCTGGATGACCTGCTCAGCACTGCGGATGTGGTGGTGGTGCTGGTTCCGCTGACGCCGGAGACGCGCGGGATGTTCGGCGCGCGTGAGTTTGCGCTGATGAAGCCGACGTCGGTGTTCGTCAATGCCTCACGCGGTCCGGTCGTCTGTGAAGCGGAACTGATCGAGGCGCTGAAGCGCGGTCGTCCATGGGCAGCCGGTCTCGATGTGTTCGAGCACGAGCCAATCGGCGCTGATCACCCGCTGCTGGCGTTGCCCAACGTGGTGTTGACGCCGCATATCGGCAGCGCCACAGTCGCCACCCGTACCAGGATGGCGGTGGTGGCTGCCACAAACCTGGTGGCGGCGTTGACCGGTCAGCCTGTACCGAATCCGGTCAATCGGGTTGAGGTGAAGGGTGAAGGTCGGGACGGAGGAACGTAG
- a CDS encoding STAS domain-containing protein produces the protein MLDPFMRWMRTLPYTDVTAYRQATLLQTMLLVVAALSFAGSFVTLLAPLPMTERLIVMGIIWTGIPVQLAGIALVRRGRFPAALMLGCIGLLLVISAALLTTGVRSSGAMLFTFALPIVLAGLMGQERLVTVTIVLSSISVAVTAILETLGVPLVGIAASRPGNIGGDLGGFVVVAIVLGIFTIRFGQTLRVALHESQQRNQRLEELQATLETRIAERTQELQQALAEVEARAAAQERLLEENRQQRAIIQGLSVPVLPVSADTLIVPLVGALDTERLQTLQSRALHALERSTAQRLILDISGVPLVDSQVAQGLLAVVQQARLLGAEAVLVGIRPEVAQALVGIGVDLRRMRTYRDLEAALHNGK, from the coding sequence ATGCTCGATCCGTTTATGCGCTGGATGCGCACGCTGCCATACACCGATGTGACGGCATACCGGCAGGCGACGTTGCTCCAGACAATGCTGCTGGTAGTGGCGGCGCTTTCGTTCGCCGGGTCATTCGTGACGCTCCTCGCGCCGCTGCCAATGACAGAACGGTTAATCGTTATGGGCATTATCTGGACCGGAATTCCGGTGCAACTCGCTGGCATTGCGCTTGTACGGCGCGGTCGCTTCCCGGCGGCGCTTATGCTTGGTTGTATCGGGCTTCTCCTGGTGATCAGCGCAGCGCTGCTTACCACCGGTGTGCGCAGCAGCGGGGCGATGCTGTTTACCTTCGCCCTGCCGATCGTGCTTGCCGGGTTGATGGGTCAAGAGCGCCTGGTCACGGTGACCATTGTGCTGAGCAGCATCAGCGTGGCCGTCACCGCTATTCTTGAGACGCTTGGTGTTCCGCTGGTCGGGATTGCCGCGTCCCGTCCGGGGAATATCGGCGGCGACCTGGGCGGATTTGTGGTTGTTGCGATTGTGCTGGGCATTTTCACGATACGATTCGGTCAGACGCTGCGGGTTGCGCTGCACGAATCGCAGCAGCGCAATCAGCGCCTGGAAGAACTCCAGGCAACGCTGGAAACCAGAATCGCCGAACGCACCCAGGAGTTGCAACAGGCGCTGGCAGAGGTCGAGGCGCGCGCCGCCGCCCAGGAGCGCCTGCTGGAGGAGAATCGTCAGCAGCGCGCGATCATTCAGGGGTTGAGCGTTCCGGTGTTGCCGGTCAGCGCCGATACTCTGATCGTGCCCCTGGTCGGCGCGCTCGATACGGAGCGGTTGCAGACGTTGCAGAGCCGGGCGCTGCATGCGCTCGAACGTTCCACAGCGCAGCGCCTGATCCTGGATATCAGCGGCGTGCCGCTGGTGGATAGCCAGGTCGCCCAGGGTCTGCTCGCAGTTGTCCAGCAGGCGCGGTTGCTCGGCGCAGAAGCAGTGCTGGTTGGTATTCGTCCCGAAGTTGCGCAGGCATTGGTCGGAATCGGCGTCGATCTCCGCCGGATGCGCACATACCGTGATCTGGAGGCAGCGTTGCACAATGGGAAATGA
- a CDS encoding Uma2 family endonuclease: MSTDIVRHAFSVHDYARMRESGILTEDDRVELIDGEVRTMSPIGPLHAAIVRRLVKRLIDLVGDQAIVSPQNPIQLNDYTEPQPDVAVLRPRADNYQRAHPVAADVLLIIEVSDTTAQYDRIEKLPRYAAAGIPETWIVDGEQRIVEQCTHPVHDQYARIQKYFPGDVITSPVVPAIALNADDLFA, encoded by the coding sequence ATGAGCACTGACATTGTTCGTCACGCCTTTAGCGTTCATGATTACGCACGTATGCGCGAGAGCGGCATTCTTACCGAAGATGATCGGGTGGAGTTGATTGATGGCGAGGTTCGTACCATGAGTCCGATCGGACCGCTCCATGCCGCAATCGTGCGTCGCCTTGTGAAGCGCCTTATCGATCTGGTCGGCGATCAGGCGATTGTCAGTCCGCAGAATCCGATCCAGTTGAACGACTACACTGAACCGCAACCCGATGTCGCTGTTCTGCGTCCACGCGCCGATAACTACCAGCGTGCCCATCCCGTAGCCGCCGATGTGTTGCTGATCATCGAGGTTTCCGATACAACAGCGCAGTATGATCGCATTGAGAAACTGCCGCGCTATGCTGCGGCTGGTATTCCTGAAACCTGGATCGTGGATGGTGAACAGCGCATCGTCGAACAGTGTACGCATCCGGTGCACGATCAGTATGCCCGCATCCAGAAGTATTTCCCCGGTGATGTGATCACGTCGCCGGTTGTGCCAGCAATTGCGCTCAATGCCGATGATCTGTTTGCCTGA
- a CDS encoding NAD-dependent epimerase/dehydratase family protein — protein MGNERDLCLVIGGNGFIGRHLVELLLRQGRPVRVFDRTPCDDPRVEMFQGDIRRADEVQRACADAAVVFQCAAVVDWHPGREQTLYEVNVIGNRNVIAACTARRNTRLVFTSSIDAVFAGRPIRNGDETLPYPTRHLSFYGHTKMVAEQETLAATGRNGLMTCAIRPAGVYGPGDPYRMPTVIAEARRGSLVRLGDGRARFNHVYVENVAHVHILAADRLTPDSPVNGQCYVVTDQPARNFFDFVESFVVAMGLPAARRTIPYRAAYALATVLEGWAHLTRARFGKPLLTRSVVASTCVDCWFTSAKATRDLGYAPQVSETDAFERTLAWLNERRQGF, from the coding sequence ATGGGAAATGAACGCGATCTCTGCCTGGTGATCGGCGGCAACGGGTTCATCGGGCGTCACCTGGTTGAGTTGCTGCTCCGTCAAGGACGCCCGGTGCGCGTATTTGACCGGACACCCTGCGATGATCCGCGGGTTGAGATGTTCCAGGGCGATATTCGCCGCGCCGATGAGGTGCAGCGCGCCTGCGCCGATGCTGCGGTTGTCTTCCAGTGCGCCGCTGTGGTGGACTGGCACCCCGGACGTGAGCAGACGCTCTACGAGGTGAATGTTATCGGCAACCGCAATGTGATCGCTGCCTGCACCGCGCGTCGCAACACGCGACTGGTGTTCACCAGTTCTATCGATGCCGTCTTCGCCGGTCGTCCGATCCGTAACGGTGACGAAACATTGCCCTACCCCACCCGCCATCTCTCCTTCTACGGGCATACCAAAATGGTTGCCGAGCAGGAGACGCTCGCCGCTACAGGACGCAACGGGTTGATGACCTGCGCGATCCGCCCGGCGGGCGTGTACGGTCCGGGTGATCCGTATCGCATGCCGACGGTCATTGCTGAGGCGCGCCGCGGCAGCCTGGTACGCCTCGGCGATGGACGGGCGCGCTTCAACCATGTTTATGTCGAAAATGTCGCCCACGTGCATATCCTCGCAGCCGACCGTCTCACCCCCGATTCGCCGGTCAACGGGCAGTGCTACGTTGTGACCGATCAACCGGCGCGCAACTTCTTCGACTTTGTCGAGTCGTTCGTGGTGGCGATGGGGCTGCCTGCCGCGCGGCGGACAATTCCTTACCGCGCGGCATACGCACTGGCAACCGTGCTGGAAGGCTGGGCGCACCTGACCCGCGCGCGCTTCGGCAAGCCGCTGCTGACCCGTTCGGTTGTGGCGTCCACGTGTGTCGATTGCTGGTTCACATCGGCGAAAGCGACGCGCGACCTGGGGTATGCGCCGCAGGTGTCCGAAACCGACGCTTTTGAGCGCACGCTGGCGTGGCTGAACGAACGGAGGCAGGGCTTTTAG